In Clostridium sp. DL-VIII, the following proteins share a genomic window:
- a CDS encoding phage baseplate protein, producing MIEFWFNQDNTWLQLPVPPDNYSIKLGNNNTVINVESVGELNILGESKLSEISFESFFPAQEYEFCVYSDIPTPFECVAKIEAWKKSKKPIRVVLTDTDINDLFSIENFEYGEKDGTGDIYFTLDLKQYIVLKLNEKIVGQWGSSFSITNSNNILGGN from the coding sequence ATGATAGAATTTTGGTTTAATCAAGATAATACCTGGCTGCAGCTGCCTGTACCACCAGATAACTATTCAATTAAGCTCGGCAATAATAATACAGTAATTAATGTTGAATCAGTTGGAGAATTAAATATACTTGGAGAATCAAAGCTTTCAGAAATATCTTTTGAAAGCTTTTTTCCAGCCCAGGAATATGAATTTTGTGTATATTCTGATATTCCTACTCCTTTTGAATGTGTAGCTAAAATAGAAGCCTGGAAAAAGAGTAAGAAACCCATAAGGGTAGTTTTAACTGATACAGATATTAATGATTTGTTTTCAATTGAAAATTTTGAATATGGAGAAAAGGATGGAACAGGAGATATATATTTTACTTTGGATTTAAAACAATATATAGTTTTAAAATTGAATGAAAAAATAGTAGGACAGTGGGGTTCAAGCTTCAGCATAACAAATTCAAACAATATCCTTGGAGGAAATTAA